The sequence below is a genomic window from Calditrichota bacterium.
ATGCCCGAAACGACACCAATAAATCCCAGCCATCCGACGTCTACAAAGGCATTGGCGCTGTCGGGCTTGTACACAATCAGAGCCGGGTGATCCTGAAAATGGGCATTCATAGCGTAATCCAGCGCCCGAATCTGGTAGAGGTCGTGATCCTTTGTGGCCTTATCCCAGGCAACAAAAAAGGTGCAATGGTATTCGGAAAGATCGGGAATAGCGTGAAGCATGTGGATTTTTTCCAGCGGAACCCCCGATCCTTCGGCTAATCCGGCCATTTCGTCTTTGTATTTTTTCGGAATGAAGGGTTCCATCGCGGCGTAGGCCTGCATAATTTTATCCTGTGTAATGCCCATGGCCGCCGTTACGGAATCCAACTTATTCACCAGGTACTGAATGGCATCTGATGCTTGCTGTCCGTACTCAACCCCCATTTCGTGGTAGGACCCCTTCAAATATAGGACCGTCACCGGATTGGGAGCCTGGCCCAAGGTTTCAGCCGGTGGAACGGACGGAACGGTTTTCTTCTTTTGGGAACACCCCATGAGCAGGGCAAAGATTACCGCCAGCAAAAGAATATGTCTGTAAATCTGTTTCATTGTACAGCCTCCTGTTTTTTTGTTTTTTGAAGAATTTTTATTTGAACCCCGGTGCAGGCTCGTCCGTTTAAAGCAGAACACGGTGTGTCCGGGACCGGCAACCAGCCGAGCACTCCGCAGGCATAAAGCCTGCGGCTACAGGTTTCGGGAGATAACAGCGCTTTTTAAGTTTTTTTCATGATTCGCAGACGTAAAGCCTGCGACTACAAGCTCGGCGGTCGGAGTTCTTTTTAGGGTTTTGGCATTCGTGCCGAAGCCCTTCTCCGGTTGTCGAGCGTCCGCTTCAGCGGACGAATCGAGACGATCCTGCAGGCAATTGCGGCTACGGTATTTGCAGGAAATGAAAGCACGAATCTTTTTCGGGTGTACCGACATCCCCGTGATGAAATTTTAGGACTGAACCACCGCATTAAATAACGATACGTAATCCTGAAAACGTTTGTCCTAATTTACACTTTTTTGAGAATAGAATCAAGCACGTTTTGAACTTTATTTCTCATTTTACGGAAATTTTTTTCAAAAGTTTTACAAAATTTGGGTTGTTATTTAGATTTTTTTTCGCTATTTTAGACATTTAAAATTTTGCGACATTTTAAAGAAACCAAAAAGGCTGATACTAAAATGACCCGTGAAGACGCCATTGTGCGACCGTTTCCGGTTACCTATCCTTCTCCCCAATATGCCAACCAGTTCATGTTTTTTGCCTGGGATATTTTCCTCAATACGGATCGCTGGGAAAAGCGAAAAGCCAGTCCGGGACCAACCATTGCCAAAATTATTCAGGCGGATTCGGCCCGTGAAGCGGCAAATGAATTTCAACGCTACAAAACCCTTCCCGATTTACTGCGACAGGAAAACAGACCACAATTTTTATTTGCGCAAAACCACTTTCCGGACAAAGGTGGATTCTCTCGGGATGAGGTCGTTGTTTTGCTGGATCTGAATCGTTTTGTCTCTCCGGACGAAACCTACCAACCCGGTTTCCACCGGATTTTCCCGTCGGAGGAAACCTTTGAAAAAAAAGCCATCAACCGGAAAAAGCTGCGCGAAGCCATTCTGGCCGACGTCGGGCAGGTGATGATGGTTTACAGTGATCCGGAAAATTTTTTAAATCAATTGTTCAAAAAAAATCTCAGTTCCGCCCACTCTCTGATTCGGAATTGCACCTACTACCCGGGCTATCGGTACGATCTGTTTGGGTTTTCGGAGCCAAAACTGCTGGCGACAATTCAGGACTATTTTCGGGACAAAATCTTTACGGTTGGCGATGGCAATCACCGTACCCGCGCCGCAAAAATGACGGCCCGGGAACTCCCCCACATTCCATCCGCCCGCTGGCTGATGGCTGCCCTGGTCAATCTCTACGATCCCGATTTCCGGATTGACCCCATTCACCGCTTAATTCGGCATCGATCCGACGATTTTCTGGAAAGCTTTTTCGATCGTATGACAGTCACTGCCTTTGACTCTTTTCACACCCTCTGGGAGGCTTTCCAGTCAAATGAAAACCTTTACGCCATCGCCGCCACAGAGGGCAGCAAATTCTATCTGCTGGAGCCCAAACCCGCTTTTCTGGACAGCATTAAAAAAACAACGAGCACTCCCGTGCCGGTCCATGTGCTAAACCGTCTGTTACGGTCCCACGAAATAACCCGGGAGCATCCCGATCTGGACACGGAAATCGAGCCCGAGGATGCCTGGCGATCGGCGCGGGACGAAAACGGAACGGTTGCTTTTTTCCTCAAGCCCATTCCGCGCCCTGTTCTGGAAGAGGCCTTTAGTCACCACCTGATTTTTCCGGAGAAGGCCTTCTCGATTGTGGGAAAGGTTCCGGCCGGCGGCC
It includes:
- a CDS encoding DUF1015 domain-containing protein, whose protein sequence is MTREDAIVRPFPVTYPSPQYANQFMFFAWDIFLNTDRWEKRKASPGPTIAKIIQADSAREAANEFQRYKTLPDLLRQENRPQFLFAQNHFPDKGGFSRDEVVVLLDLNRFVSPDETYQPGFHRIFPSEETFEKKAINRKKLREAILADVGQVMMVYSDPENFLNQLFKKNLSSAHSLIRNCTYYPGYRYDLFGFSEPKLLATIQDYFRDKIFTVGDGNHRTRAAKMTARELPHIPSARWLMAALVNLYDPDFRIDPIHRLIRHRSDDFLESFFDRMTVTAFDSFHTLWEAFQSNENLYAIAATEGSKFYLLEPKPAFLDSIKKTTSTPVPVHVLNRLLRSHEITREHPDLDTEIEPEDAWRSARDENGTVAFFLKPIPRPVLEEAFSHHLIFPEKAFSIVGKVPAGGPMWLFGDQPEI